In one Natrarchaeobius halalkaliphilus genomic region, the following are encoded:
- a CDS encoding metallophosphoesterase — translation MATVDLPFSIEERAVFVPTADSLIVADIHLGRAAASSIDAPIDDGGDVRDRLASLLDRTDPSTVVVAGDLLHSFDTVPRGVERDVVALVSVIDDAGASLVVTPGNHDTMLADVFHGETTREYRLADDETVVCHGHEPPDEDAKRYVIGHDHPALSVEGRKLPCALYGPNAHEGSDVLVLPAFTRTAAGATINRMRSRDFQSPLISDADAFHPAVWDDSNGDTLWFPPLGRCRDLL, via the coding sequence GTGGCGACGGTCGATCTCCCGTTCTCGATCGAGGAACGTGCCGTCTTCGTCCCCACCGCTGATTCGCTGATCGTCGCAGACATCCATCTCGGACGAGCCGCCGCCTCGAGCATCGACGCTCCGATCGATGACGGTGGGGACGTCCGTGATCGGCTGGCGTCGCTTCTGGATCGAACCGATCCATCGACGGTCGTCGTCGCCGGCGATCTGCTTCACTCCTTTGACACCGTTCCGCGGGGCGTCGAGCGAGACGTGGTCGCCCTCGTGTCCGTGATCGACGACGCCGGCGCGTCACTCGTCGTCACGCCCGGAAACCACGACACCATGCTGGCCGACGTCTTCCACGGAGAGACGACGCGGGAGTATCGGCTCGCGGACGACGAAACGGTGGTCTGTCACGGCCACGAACCGCCGGACGAAGACGCGAAACGATACGTCATCGGTCACGATCATCCAGCGCTATCCGTCGAGGGACGTAAACTTCCCTGCGCGCTCTACGGCCCGAACGCCCACGAGGGCTCGGACGTACTCGTTCTCCCCGCGTTCACGCGGACGGCAGCGGGTGCGACGATCAACCGGATGCGATCTCGAGACTTCCAGTCGCCGCTGATCTCCGACGCGGACGCGTTCCATCCGGCGGTGTGGGACGACTCGAACGGGGACACCCTGTGGTTTCCACCGCTGGGACGGTGTCGCGATCTCCTGTGA
- the artA gene encoding archaeosortase A — protein MPPSPATAGVDPSVALEFSTASALAPATLGLSLTDALAWLAIGAFFVAIVLQWRDVREPARLIASGAWLVFGVFWLTMAPYYYYDAQSPLQTVLSMAALPLCAYAGYLLYAGRESLFVLSKAVAIMGLIYLPAEMIPFVRQWLIETTAAQTHVGMELLGHSPGINEGANGHQSRFDFDPDETVTGRTTYIVLACTGIGSMAIFSGLIAAVKAPLKRKVAGIALAVGVIWLLNLVRNVFIGLASPWGWFQQDWLVSFMTTYTGAQPERVSFLVAHNYIAQSLSIVALVAITYLVVRIVPEVLEPLEEVLFVLTGNEYDLFEAMTTDGVRADGGSETDQ, from the coding sequence ATGCCGCCCTCACCAGCCACGGCCGGTGTGGATCCGTCCGTCGCTCTCGAGTTCTCGACGGCGTCAGCGCTCGCCCCGGCCACGCTGGGGCTGTCGTTGACGGACGCGCTCGCGTGGCTCGCGATCGGCGCGTTCTTCGTCGCAATCGTTCTCCAGTGGCGTGACGTTCGCGAGCCTGCACGGCTGATCGCGTCGGGTGCCTGGCTCGTCTTCGGCGTCTTCTGGCTGACGATGGCGCCGTACTACTATTACGACGCCCAGAGCCCGCTCCAGACGGTCCTTTCGATGGCAGCGTTACCCCTCTGTGCGTACGCCGGCTACCTCCTCTATGCCGGACGGGAGTCGCTTTTCGTGCTCTCGAAGGCCGTCGCGATAATGGGGTTGATCTACCTCCCCGCGGAGATGATCCCGTTCGTCCGCCAGTGGCTGATCGAGACGACCGCCGCCCAGACACACGTCGGAATGGAACTACTGGGCCACAGCCCCGGAATCAACGAGGGGGCAAACGGCCACCAGAGTCGCTTCGACTTCGACCCCGACGAGACGGTTACCGGACGAACGACGTACATCGTCCTCGCCTGTACCGGAATCGGAAGCATGGCGATCTTCTCCGGCCTGATCGCTGCGGTGAAAGCACCCCTGAAACGAAAAGTCGCAGGTATCGCACTCGCCGTCGGAGTCATCTGGCTTCTCAACCTCGTCCGAAACGTCTTCATCGGCCTCGCATCACCCTGGGGCTGGTTCCAGCAGGACTGGCTCGTCTCGTTCATGACGACCTATACGGGTGCCCAGCCCGAGCGAGTCTCGTTTCTCGTCGCTCACAACTACATCGCACAATCGCTTTCGATCGTCGCGCTCGTAGCGATCACGTACCTCGTGGTCAGGATCGTTCCCGAAGTACTCGAGCCCCTGGAGGAGGTTCTGTTCGTCCTGACCGGAAACGAGTACGATCTCTTCGAAGCGATGACGACCGACGGGGTGCGCGCCGACGGCGGCTCGGAGACGGACCAGTGA
- a CDS encoding pyridoxal phosphate-dependent aminotransferase — protein sequence MTMEFTDRVTRVEPSATLAISALATELEADGADVVDLSVGEPDFPTPRNIVDAGQEAMDAGHTGYTTSAGILALREAISEKLADDGLDRGTDEIIVTPGAKQALYEIVSSLVQDGDEVVLLDPAWVSYEAMVKMAGGSLSRVDLSPHDFQLEPARDELEEAVSADTELLIVNSPSNPTGAVYSDAALEGVRDLAVEHDVTVISDEIYKEITYGVEPTSLGTLDGMADRTVTVNGFSKAYSMTGWRLGYFAGPSELIDQAGKLHSHSVSSAVNFVQHAGIEALENTDEAVAEMVEAFEGRRDLVVDLLADHGVDVAVPDGAFYMMLPVGDDDQAWCEGAIEDAHVATVPGSAFGTPGYARISYAASEERLEEGIERLVAEGYL from the coding sequence ATGACGATGGAATTCACCGACCGCGTAACCCGAGTCGAACCGTCCGCAACCCTCGCGATCTCCGCGCTCGCGACCGAACTCGAGGCCGACGGCGCGGACGTCGTCGACCTCTCCGTCGGCGAACCGGACTTCCCGACGCCTCGGAATATCGTCGACGCCGGCCAGGAGGCGATGGACGCAGGCCACACCGGCTACACGACCTCCGCGGGGATCCTCGCGTTGCGCGAAGCGATCTCGGAGAAGCTGGCCGACGACGGCCTCGACCGCGGCACCGACGAGATCATCGTCACGCCCGGCGCGAAGCAAGCGCTCTACGAGATCGTCAGCTCGCTCGTCCAGGACGGCGACGAGGTCGTCTTGCTGGACCCGGCGTGGGTCTCCTACGAGGCGATGGTGAAGATGGCCGGCGGCTCGCTTTCCCGCGTCGACCTCTCGCCGCACGACTTCCAGCTCGAGCCGGCCAGAGACGAACTCGAAGAAGCCGTCTCCGCCGATACCGAGCTGTTGATCGTCAACTCGCCGTCGAACCCGACGGGTGCCGTCTACTCCGACGCCGCGCTAGAGGGCGTCCGCGATCTGGCGGTCGAACACGACGTCACCGTCATCTCCGACGAGATCTACAAGGAGATCACCTACGGCGTCGAACCGACGAGTCTGGGAACGCTCGACGGGATGGCCGACCGAACGGTGACGGTCAACGGCTTCTCGAAGGCCTACTCGATGACCGGCTGGCGACTCGGTTACTTCGCCGGCCCATCGGAGCTGATCGACCAGGCCGGCAAACTCCACAGCCACTCGGTCTCTTCTGCCGTGAACTTCGTCCAGCACGCCGGGATCGAGGCGCTCGAGAACACCGACGAGGCCGTCGCCGAGATGGTCGAGGCCTTCGAGGGACGCCGCGACCTGGTCGTCGACCTGCTCGCGGACCACGGCGTCGACGTCGCCGTTCCCGACGGCGCGTTCTACATGATGCTCCCCGTCGGGGACGACGATCAGGCCTGGTGTGAGGGTGCCATCGAGGACGCTCACGTCGCGACGGTTCCCGGAAGCGCCTTCGGCACGCCCGGCTACGCGCGAATCTCGTATGCCGCGAGCGAAGAGCGACTCGAGGAGGGAATCGAGCGGCTGGTCGCCGAAGGATATCTCTAG
- the ribH gene encoding 6,7-dimethyl-8-ribityllumazine synthase, which yields MTTLGLVVAEFNRPITEQMEDEALETAHAAGASVSETVRVPGVYDAPLAADRLARLETVDAVVVLGSVITGDTDHDQVISDATAQRLSDVSLERDTPVTLGVTGPGMSAAEARERVENAAKAVDGALDLVSELPEPSEDNQ from the coding sequence ATGACCACGCTCGGACTGGTAGTTGCGGAGTTCAATCGGCCGATCACCGAGCAGATGGAAGATGAGGCCCTCGAGACGGCACACGCCGCGGGAGCGTCGGTGTCCGAGACGGTCCGCGTTCCGGGCGTCTACGACGCCCCCCTCGCGGCGGACCGACTCGCCCGACTCGAGACCGTCGACGCGGTCGTCGTTCTCGGGAGCGTCATCACCGGCGACACCGATCACGATCAGGTGATCTCCGATGCGACCGCACAGCGGCTCTCCGACGTCAGCCTCGAGCGTGATACTCCCGTTACCCTGGGTGTAACGGGTCCCGGAATGTCAGCAGCAGAGGCGCGCGAACGCGTCGAAAACGCGGCGAAAGCCGTCGACGGCGCGCTCGATCTCGTTTCGGAACTTCCAGAACCCAGCGAAGACAACCAATGA
- a CDS encoding 5-(carboxyamino)imidazole ribonucleotide synthase, with amino-acid sequence MAAHCRRFWESLSADTDNRPAMTTLETPGSTVGVVGGGQLGRMLAEAASPLGVEIVVLDPTPDCPAATVARDQIVADFDDGGGIRQLADRSDVLTFEIELADQTALEQIGEETGTPVHPKPSTLETIHDKLVQKRELADAAIPVPPFRAVEDAEDIRDAIDDYGAPVMLKARTGGYDGRGNVPVESKADADAALESIAGPAMVESFVEFEREVSVIAVKGDGEVATFPLGENVHVDEILRETIVPARSSETATERAYEVARDVLSAMDGRGVYGIELFETPDGEILLNEIAPRPHNSGHWTIEGAQSSQFEQHVRAVLGWPLGSTELRSPTALANLLADVEESRDAQLRNVDRVLETPGANLHWYGKREARPGRKMGHVTVSGRDEGATVEALLETARELERAVTFRS; translated from the coding sequence ATGGCCGCCCACTGTCGTCGGTTTTGGGAATCCTTAAGCGCGGACACGGACAACCGCCCCGCAATGACCACGCTCGAGACGCCGGGATCGACCGTCGGTGTCGTCGGTGGGGGACAGCTCGGTCGAATGCTCGCGGAGGCTGCGTCGCCACTCGGCGTCGAGATCGTCGTTCTGGATCCGACGCCGGACTGTCCGGCGGCGACGGTCGCCCGCGACCAGATCGTCGCCGACTTCGACGATGGGGGGGGAATTCGACAGCTCGCAGACCGATCCGACGTCCTCACGTTCGAGATCGAACTGGCCGACCAGACCGCCCTCGAGCAGATCGGTGAGGAGACCGGGACGCCGGTGCACCCGAAGCCGTCGACGCTCGAGACCATCCACGACAAGCTCGTTCAAAAGCGCGAACTCGCTGACGCCGCCATTCCGGTTCCACCGTTTCGGGCGGTCGAGGACGCCGAAGACATCCGCGACGCCATCGACGACTACGGCGCACCGGTGATGCTCAAGGCTCGCACGGGCGGCTACGACGGCCGCGGCAACGTTCCCGTCGAGTCGAAAGCCGACGCCGACGCGGCCCTCGAGTCGATTGCGGGCCCCGCGATGGTCGAGTCGTTCGTCGAGTTCGAGCGCGAGGTGTCCGTCATCGCGGTGAAAGGAGACGGCGAAGTCGCGACGTTCCCGCTGGGTGAAAACGTTCACGTCGACGAGATACTGCGAGAGACGATCGTTCCCGCGCGCTCGAGTGAAACCGCGACTGAGCGTGCCTACGAGGTCGCTCGCGACGTCCTCTCCGCGATGGACGGCCGCGGCGTCTACGGTATCGAACTCTTCGAAACGCCGGACGGGGAGATCCTGCTCAACGAGATCGCTCCCCGACCGCACAACTCGGGTCACTGGACGATCGAAGGAGCGCAGAGCTCGCAGTTCGAACAGCACGTTCGGGCCGTCCTCGGCTGGCCGCTCGGTTCGACCGAACTCCGCTCGCCGACGGCGCTTGCGAACCTTCTGGCGGACGTCGAGGAGAGCCGAGACGCACAGCTTCGAAACGTCGATCGCGTTCTCGAGACGCCTGGTGCGAACCTCCACTGGTACGGCAAACGGGAGGCGCGACCGGGCCGGAAGATGGGCCACGTGACCGTGTCGGGTCGCGACGAGGGCGCGACCGTCGAGGCGTTGCTCGAGACCGCACGCGAACTCGAGCGCGCGGTGACGTTTCGGTCGTAA
- a CDS encoding AIR carboxylase family protein gives MSDSVRDLIDRLHREADQDRPPAETPDVGIVMGSDSDLETMMTGGTRPGAYDAFVDELDFAEQTAFDAPPEERFTFETYVTSAHRTPDLMTAYAETAEDRGLEVIIAGAGGKSADLPNMTASIAYPLPVIGVPVQEKSVDSVIGMPAGAPLVAVDAGKSFNAALSAAQILARSHDAVRDRLISYHDRLREGVGDVSRELHDGGITSFRDRDG, from the coding sequence ATGAGCGACAGCGTCCGCGACCTGATCGATCGGTTGCACCGTGAGGCCGACCAGGACCGTCCACCAGCGGAGACGCCCGACGTGGGAATCGTCATGGGAAGTGACTCGGATCTCGAGACGATGATGACCGGCGGAACGCGTCCCGGTGCGTACGATGCGTTCGTCGACGAACTCGACTTTGCAGAGCAAACGGCGTTCGACGCTCCGCCCGAAGAACGGTTTACCTTCGAGACGTACGTCACGTCCGCTCACCGGACGCCCGACCTGATGACGGCCTACGCCGAGACGGCAGAAGACCGGGGTCTCGAGGTCATCATCGCCGGGGCCGGCGGAAAATCCGCCGATCTGCCGAACATGACGGCGTCGATCGCGTACCCGCTGCCGGTCATCGGCGTCCCGGTTCAGGAGAAGTCAGTCGACAGCGTCATCGGAATGCCGGCCGGCGCGCCGCTCGTCGCGGTCGACGCGGGCAAGTCGTTCAACGCTGCACTCTCCGCGGCACAGATCCTCGCCCGGAGTCACGATGCGGTTCGGGACCGGTTGATCTCGTATCATGACCGGCTTCGCGAGGGCGTCGGTGACGTCTCGCGAGAACTCCACGACGGCGGGATCACTTCGTTTCGAGACCGTGATGGATAA
- a CDS encoding NADH-quinone oxidoreductase subunit A, which translates to MNDWIAIGALAFVGLLIPLGMMAVSYLLRPSVPETSKRATYESGEIPTGGTRIRFNIQYYMVALLFVIFDIETVLLFPWAVVYLDAIESDAVTLLEILGPMVAFVVILLVGLAWAWRNGAVQWAETPRQVETDGNRP; encoded by the coding sequence ATGAACGACTGGATAGCTATTGGGGCACTCGCGTTCGTGGGGTTGTTGATACCGCTCGGTATGATGGCGGTATCGTATCTCCTGCGGCCGAGCGTTCCGGAAACGAGCAAACGTGCCACCTACGAGAGTGGCGAGATTCCGACCGGCGGAACGCGCATCCGATTCAACATCCAGTATTACATGGTTGCGCTTCTGTTCGTCATCTTCGATATCGAGACCGTCCTGTTGTTCCCGTGGGCGGTCGTGTATCTGGATGCCATCGAGTCGGATGCCGTCACGCTGCTCGAGATTCTCGGCCCGATGGTCGCGTTCGTCGTCATCCTGCTCGTCGGACTCGCGTGGGCGTGGCGAAACGGCGCGGTACAGTGGGCAGAGACACCTCGGCAGGTGGAAACCGACGGTAATCGACCATGA
- a CDS encoding NADH-quinone oxidoreductase subunit B — protein sequence MSSDEPRQTIHDSTAPSTDTRDARIGDGLDDRFNSKLREAFGTSPFILTKFDEFMNWVRGNSMFMLQFGIACCSIEMIHTYAIKHDVDRYGAGVPRASPRQADVMIVPGTIVSKFGPRMKRVYDQMPEPKFVVGMGSCTISGGPFQEGYNVVKGAEEIIPIDIHVPGCPPRPEALIYGILKLQERIKNGESSPVVVKPYELEEFGDLPEDELVRKLASEIDEDDLVMRYNWADSP from the coding sequence ATGAGTAGCGACGAACCACGGCAAACGATCCACGATAGCACCGCACCGTCGACGGACACTCGAGACGCCCGGATCGGAGACGGTCTCGACGATCGATTCAACTCGAAGCTTCGAGAGGCCTTCGGCACGTCGCCGTTCATCCTGACGAAGTTCGACGAATTCATGAACTGGGTTCGGGGAAACTCGATGTTCATGCTGCAGTTCGGAATCGCTTGCTGTAGCATCGAGATGATTCACACGTACGCGATCAAACACGATGTCGACCGATACGGAGCCGGGGTTCCCCGTGCATCTCCTCGCCAGGCCGACGTCATGATCGTCCCCGGAACGATCGTCTCGAAGTTCGGCCCGCGAATGAAACGCGTCTACGACCAGATGCCCGAGCCCAAGTTCGTCGTCGGCATGGGCTCGTGTACGATCTCCGGTGGTCCATTCCAGGAGGGGTACAACGTGGTCAAAGGCGCAGAGGAGATCATCCCGATCGATATTCACGTCCCGGGCTGTCCCCCCCGTCCCGAGGCGCTGATCTACGGAATCTTGAAACTGCAAGAACGGATCAAGAACGGCGAGTCCTCGCCGGTCGTCGTCAAACCGTACGAACTCGAGGAGTTCGGAGACCTTCCGGAGGACGAACTGGTACGGAAGCTAGCGAGCGAAATCGACGAAGACGACCTCGTTATGCGCTACAACTGGGCTGATTCACCATGA
- a CDS encoding NADH-quinone oxidoreductase subunit D, translated as MSTGVESESTEEPTRDELAELIGDRALAREDHRNAPGFVVNPNEVRDVLFDLRDDGGYDHCSCVTAQQYEDRFETIYHLKKYADPTDEVSIVVPTPLSNPVNQSAEPVYRTADWHEREAYDLVGIGYDGHPDLRRILLPETWQGHPLSADYDQEKPQVVTLTEHANPLEPDHEDPESDTMFLNVGPHHPATHGVLHVKTVLDGETVADIEPDIGYLHRCEEQMCQQGTYRHQIMPYPDRWDYVSSGLLNEWAYARAIEDLADIDVPEYAQIIRTLGAELCRIASHMLALGTFALDVYGEFTATFMYTFRDREIVQDILEELTGQRMMFNYFRVGGVAWDLPEPREEFIDQTRDFLDELPAKVAEYNDLITTNEIFQTRCVDTGVLEPDVAKDYGCTGPVARGSGVDYDLRRDDPYGYYENLEWDVITRDGCDNYARVLCRMQEVEESAKIVEQCLDLIADWPEDDREVQANVPRTLKPDADSETYRAVEAAKGELGIYMRSDGTDKPARFKIRSPCFSNLQALEEMSEGEYIPDLIASLGSLDIVLGEVDR; from the coding sequence ATGAGCACCGGAGTCGAATCGGAGTCGACGGAAGAACCCACCCGAGACGAGCTCGCAGAACTGATCGGAGACCGTGCGCTCGCACGGGAAGATCACCGCAACGCACCGGGATTCGTCGTGAACCCGAACGAGGTTCGGGACGTCCTCTTCGATCTGCGAGACGACGGCGGCTACGACCACTGTTCGTGCGTCACCGCCCAGCAGTACGAGGACCGCTTCGAGACGATCTACCACCTGAAGAAGTACGCCGATCCGACCGACGAGGTCAGCATCGTCGTTCCGACCCCGCTTTCGAACCCCGTCAACCAGAGCGCCGAACCGGTCTATCGGACGGCCGACTGGCACGAGCGCGAAGCGTACGATCTCGTCGGGATCGGATACGACGGTCATCCGGACCTGCGACGGATTCTCCTTCCCGAGACCTGGCAGGGTCACCCGCTTTCGGCGGACTACGACCAGGAAAAACCCCAGGTCGTGACGTTGACCGAACACGCGAACCCGCTCGAGCCGGACCACGAGGATCCGGAGTCGGATACGATGTTCCTGAACGTGGGGCCACACCATCCGGCGACACACGGTGTTCTCCACGTCAAGACGGTTCTCGATGGGGAGACGGTTGCCGACATCGAACCCGACATCGGCTATCTGCATCGGTGTGAGGAACAGATGTGTCAACAGGGAACCTACCGCCACCAGATCATGCCCTATCCCGACCGCTGGGACTACGTCTCGTCGGGACTCCTCAACGAGTGGGCCTACGCGCGAGCGATCGAGGATCTGGCCGACATCGACGTTCCCGAGTACGCCCAGATCATCCGGACGCTCGGAGCCGAGTTGTGTCGCATCGCCTCGCACATGCTCGCGCTCGGAACGTTCGCACTCGACGTTTACGGCGAGTTCACGGCGACGTTCATGTACACCTTCCGCGACCGCGAGATCGTCCAGGACATTCTGGAGGAGCTCACGGGACAGCGGATGATGTTCAACTACTTCCGCGTCGGCGGAGTCGCCTGGGATCTTCCCGAACCTCGCGAGGAGTTCATCGATCAGACGCGGGACTTCCTCGACGAACTCCCCGCGAAGGTCGCGGAGTACAACGACCTGATCACGACGAACGAAATCTTCCAGACCCGATGTGTCGACACCGGCGTCCTGGAGCCGGACGTCGCGAAGGACTACGGCTGTACCGGCCCCGTCGCCCGCGGCTCGGGCGTCGATTACGACCTCCGGCGGGACGACCCCTACGGCTACTACGAGAACCTGGAGTGGGACGTCATCACGCGCGACGGCTGCGATAACTACGCGCGCGTCCTCTGTCGGATGCAAGAAGTCGAAGAGTCCGCGAAGATCGTCGAACAGTGTCTCGACCTGATCGCGGACTGGCCCGAAGACGACCGCGAGGTTCAGGCGAACGTGCCACGGACGCTGAAGCCGGACGCCGACAGCGAAACCTATCGCGCGGTCGAAGCCGCCAAAGGGGAACTCGGCATCTACATGCGTTCTGACGGAACGGACAAACCCGCTCGCTTCAAGATTCGCAGTCCGTGTTTTTCGAACCTGCAGGCACTGGAGGAGATGTCCGAAGGCGAGTACATCCCCGACTTGATCGCGTCGCTCGGTAGTCTGGATATCGTCCTCGGGGAGGTGGATCGATGA
- a CDS encoding complex I subunit 1/NuoH family protein translates to MNAAINPLQNSDTVLLPERIGDLTGLSEFGIAGELIAAFLGAFIIANLMLAMTGVAGPWAKRKITAAFTDRIAVNHIGPGGILIIVADAVRLLSKENIIPENADRPAYDLAPIVIAGSALLGFAVIPMGSGIHLADPEVGLAFVFAVAGIASIGLVMAGYASGNKYSMLGGLRAVAQNIAYEIPLVVTGMSVVLFAGSLQMGEIVAVQNETVLFTIPGLEWAVPAWFALVNPFAFVLFLIANFAEVGRNPFDMPEAPAELIAGYQTEYSSVYFVLVYLGEFLHIFLGGAIIATIFLGGPAGPGPSELGIVWFILKIWGVFFLTQWLRSAIPRVRIDQLIEIGWKGLLVLSFANLALTAAIVGVIA, encoded by the coding sequence ATGAACGCGGCGATCAATCCGCTTCAAAACAGCGACACCGTGTTATTGCCCGAACGAATCGGTGACCTCACCGGTCTGAGCGAGTTCGGTATCGCCGGGGAGCTGATCGCGGCGTTTCTCGGCGCGTTCATCATCGCCAACCTGATGCTCGCGATGACGGGCGTCGCCGGACCGTGGGCAAAACGAAAGATCACCGCCGCTTTCACCGATCGGATCGCAGTCAATCACATCGGACCCGGTGGCATTCTGATTATCGTTGCCGACGCAGTTCGGTTGCTCTCGAAAGAAAACATTATTCCCGAGAACGCCGACCGGCCGGCGTACGACCTCGCGCCGATCGTCATCGCGGGTTCGGCGTTACTCGGCTTTGCCGTGATCCCGATGGGAAGCGGTATCCACCTCGCAGATCCCGAGGTCGGTCTGGCGTTCGTCTTCGCGGTCGCTGGCATCGCCTCGATCGGGCTGGTGATGGCCGGTTACGCGTCGGGGAACAAGTACTCGATGCTCGGCGGTCTGCGTGCGGTCGCCCAGAACATCGCCTACGAGATCCCGCTCGTCGTGACCGGGATGTCGGTCGTGCTCTTTGCGGGCTCGCTGCAGATGGGCGAGATCGTCGCCGTCCAGAACGAAACGGTCCTGTTTACAATACCGGGACTCGAGTGGGCCGTGCCGGCCTGGTTCGCTCTGGTCAACCCGTTCGCGTTCGTGTTGTTCCTGATCGCGAACTTCGCTGAGGTCGGACGGAATCCGTTCGACATGCCGGAAGCGCCCGCAGAACTGATCGCAGGCTACCAGACCGAGTACTCCTCGGTGTATTTCGTGTTGGTCTATCTCGGTGAGTTCCTGCACATCTTCCTTGGCGGTGCAATTATCGCGACGATCTTCCTCGGCGGCCCGGCCGGTCCGGGTCCGTCCGAACTCGGAATCGTCTGGTTCATCCTCAAGATCTGGGGCGTGTTCTTCCTGACTCAGTGGCTCCGGTCGGCGATTCCACGCGTCAGGATCGACCAGCTCATCGAAATCGGCTGGAAAGGGCTGCTCGTTCTCTCCTTTGCGAACCTCGCTCTCACTGCGGCAATCGTTGGGGTGATCGCATGA
- a CDS encoding NuoI/complex I 23 kDa subunit family protein, which produces MIGLLKSMATTMKHALDGSTFTVEYPETAPDISPRFRGVHKFSQERCIWCRQCENVCPNDTIQIVMDDKRNGEQYNLHIGQCIYCRLCEEVCPVDAILLTQNFEFTADTKHDLVYNKEQLKSVPWYKDIDPLESREPDRGAWIGDGEGEVDYQ; this is translated from the coding sequence ATGATCGGACTACTCAAATCGATGGCGACGACGATGAAACACGCACTGGATGGCTCGACGTTTACCGTCGAGTATCCGGAAACTGCCCCGGACATCTCACCGCGATTCAGAGGCGTCCACAAGTTCAGCCAGGAACGGTGCATCTGGTGTCGCCAGTGCGAAAACGTCTGTCCGAACGACACGATCCAGATCGTAATGGACGACAAACGCAACGGTGAACAGTACAACCTCCACATCGGACAGTGTATCTACTGTCGGCTCTGCGAGGAAGTCTGTCCCGTCGATGCGATCTTGCTCACCCAAAACTTCGAGTTCACGGCCGACACCAAACACGATCTGGTCTACAACAAAGAACAGCTGAAATCGGTACCGTGGTACAAAGATATCGACCCGCTCGAGTCACGCGAGCCCGACCGGGGCGCGTGGATCGGGGACGGTGAAGGCGAGGTCGATTACCAGTAA
- a CDS encoding NADH-quinone oxidoreductase subunit J gives MTYDLLAFGLFAFVTLTSALGVVLLKDPWHSALMLGVALLSVAVHYVMLAAEFVAMMQILVYVGGVLILITFAVMLTQREETDADADEVVQT, from the coding sequence ATGACATACGATCTACTCGCGTTCGGGCTGTTCGCCTTCGTCACGCTCACCAGCGCGCTGGGCGTGGTCCTGCTGAAGGACCCCTGGCACTCCGCGCTGATGCTCGGAGTGGCGCTGCTCAGCGTCGCGGTCCACTACGTGATGCTCGCGGCGGAGTTCGTCGCGATGATGCAGATCCTCGTCTACGTCGGCGGGGTCCTCATCCTCATTACGTTCGCCGTGATGTTGACACAGCGTGAAGAGACGGACGCCGACGCCGACGAGGTGGTACAGACATGA
- the nuoK gene encoding NADH-quinone oxidoreductase subunit NuoK, translated as MTVAVEYYVLLSMALFCIGLFGVLTRRNALLFLMSVELMLNAANINLIAFAFYHGNLTGQVFALFTMALAAAEVAVGLGIILVLYRNFRDVDVTVPTTMRW; from the coding sequence GTGACGGTCGCGGTCGAGTACTACGTACTCCTCTCGATGGCGCTGTTCTGTATCGGACTCTTCGGGGTTCTGACCCGTCGGAACGCACTGCTGTTTCTGATGTCCGTCGAACTCATGTTGAACGCGGCGAACATCAACCTGATCGCGTTCGCGTTCTACCACGGCAACCTCACTGGGCAGGTGTTCGCGCTGTTTACGATGGCGCTCGCTGCCGCCGAGGTCGCCGTTGGACTCGGAATCATCCTGGTGTTGTACCGTAACTTCCGTGACGTCGACGTCACGGTACCGACGACGATGAGGTGGTAA